One genomic segment of Amycolatopsis sp. Hca4 includes these proteins:
- a CDS encoding TetR/AcrR family transcriptional regulator has translation MDNATDEPARPGYRRSAGSPRGEARRRELLAKITDDVAENGLVDFSLRRAARAAGTTHKVLLYHFEGAEDLLRQVVFALRERRIGNALTAVAAEAPTLTGRVRAAWVSLRDEETQLRRVLDQAMGLAMYDPGRYAALGRGASQQYLPTLVSFCPPHWPERRKLEVAEMILATLRGFLVDLLTSPDGGGAEAGVAALLRAVEREEAAP, from the coding sequence GTGGACAACGCTACCGACGAACCGGCGCGGCCCGGCTACCGGCGGTCGGCCGGGTCGCCCCGCGGCGAGGCCCGGCGCCGGGAGCTGCTCGCGAAGATCACCGACGACGTCGCCGAGAACGGGCTCGTCGACTTCTCCCTGCGGCGCGCCGCACGGGCGGCCGGGACCACCCACAAGGTGCTGCTCTACCACTTCGAAGGCGCCGAAGACCTGCTGCGCCAGGTGGTTTTCGCGCTGCGCGAGCGCCGGATCGGCAACGCGCTGACGGCGGTGGCCGCGGAGGCGCCGACGCTCACCGGCCGCGTCCGGGCCGCCTGGGTGAGCCTCCGCGACGAGGAGACGCAGCTGCGGCGCGTCCTCGACCAGGCGATGGGCCTGGCGATGTACGACCCGGGCCGGTACGCCGCGCTGGGCCGGGGCGCGTCCCAGCAGTACCTGCCGACACTGGTGTCGTTCTGCCCGCCGCACTGGCCGGAGCGGCGCAAGCTCGAGGTCGCGGAGATGATCCTCGCGACGCTGCGCGGCTTCCTCGTGGACCTGCTCACCAGCCCGGACGGCGGCGGCGCGGAGGCCGGGGTCGCGGCCCTGCTGCGGGCGGTCGAACGGGAGGAAGCCGCCCCCTGA
- a CDS encoding alpha/beta fold hydrolase: protein MQVELSAGTVEYTDSGGAGPVVVFVHGLLMDGSLWDGPVADLGGLRCVVPTLPLGAHRQPVRADADLSLPGVARLLTEFLERLDLREVTLVGVDTGGALVQLLMAEDAPRVARVVLASCDAFDNFPPGLTGKTLFLTGKLSPRLFGVFMQQMRLRAVRRLPIAFGWLTKRGDAATARWIRPLLSLAGVRRDTVRVLRAAAATPGVLQEAAERLPGFDRPALVVWATEDRVMPLEHGRRLAALLPEGSLVEVADSYTLLPLDQPAEFARLVRGFTAG, encoded by the coding sequence ATGCAGGTCGAGCTGTCCGCGGGCACCGTCGAGTACACCGATTCGGGCGGGGCGGGGCCCGTCGTCGTCTTCGTCCACGGCTTGCTGATGGACGGCTCGCTGTGGGACGGCCCGGTCGCCGATCTCGGCGGCCTGCGCTGCGTCGTCCCGACGTTGCCGCTCGGCGCGCACCGGCAGCCGGTGCGGGCCGACGCCGACCTGTCACTGCCGGGCGTCGCGCGCCTGCTCACGGAGTTCCTGGAGCGGCTCGACCTGCGGGAAGTCACCCTGGTCGGCGTCGACACCGGCGGCGCGCTGGTGCAGCTGCTCATGGCGGAGGACGCCCCGCGGGTCGCCCGGGTCGTGCTCGCGTCGTGCGACGCGTTCGACAACTTCCCGCCCGGCCTCACCGGCAAGACGCTGTTCCTGACCGGCAAGCTCTCGCCCCGCCTGTTCGGGGTGTTCATGCAGCAGATGCGGCTGCGCGCGGTGCGCCGGCTCCCGATCGCGTTCGGGTGGCTGACCAAGCGCGGCGACGCGGCCACCGCCCGCTGGATCCGGCCGCTGCTGAGCCTGGCCGGCGTCCGCCGTGACACGGTCCGCGTCCTGCGGGCGGCCGCCGCCACACCGGGCGTTCTCCAGGAGGCGGCCGAGCGGCTGCCGGGCTTCGACCGGCCGGCCCTGGTCGTCTGGGCCACCGAGGACCGCGTGATGCCGCTCGAGCACGGCCGGCGGCTGGCCGCCCTGCTGCCCGAGGGAAGTCTCGTCGAAGTGGCCGACAGCTACACGCTGCTGCCGCTCGACCAGCCGGCGGAGTTCGCCCGGCTGGTCCGGGGGTTCACAGCCGGCTGA
- a CDS encoding DUF742 domain-containing protein translates to MHWGTALDDGGAAGLVRPYFRTHGRTRPTRDLPVETLVSTTARGRAITRNSTAEETEICVLCRTSQSVAEVAARRRLPLGVARVLLSDLADRGLVAVHTAERSNGNRPSMDLMKRILHGLSRL, encoded by the coding sequence GTGCACTGGGGGACCGCGCTCGACGACGGAGGGGCGGCGGGCCTCGTCCGTCCGTACTTCCGGACCCACGGCCGGACCCGGCCCACGCGTGACCTGCCGGTCGAGACACTGGTCTCGACCACCGCGCGCGGGCGGGCCATCACGCGCAACAGCACGGCGGAAGAGACGGAGATCTGCGTGCTGTGCCGCACTTCGCAGTCGGTCGCCGAGGTGGCCGCGCGGCGGCGGCTGCCGCTGGGGGTGGCGCGCGTGCTGCTCTCCGACCTCGCCGACCGCGGCCTCGTCGCCGTGCACACCGCGGAGCGCAGCAACGGCAACCGGCCGAGCATGGACCTGATGAAGCGCATCCTGCACGGCCTCAGCCGGCTGTGA
- a CDS encoding L,D-transpeptidase → MNRRMIALLGGVAAMAGTVAFAGTAEAASTPCSAEAKACVQRSSNTAWLTDGAGNVTYGGVPITVGLPKYPTPVGKFHVQYRDIDHYSKQYNGPMPYSVFFTTTGVAFHQGSLKVKSHGCVHLSRAAAVKFYTSLNPGDVVEVVP, encoded by the coding sequence ATGAACCGGAGGATGATCGCACTTCTGGGCGGGGTCGCCGCAATGGCGGGGACCGTGGCGTTCGCGGGAACGGCCGAAGCGGCGTCGACGCCGTGCAGTGCCGAAGCGAAGGCCTGCGTCCAGCGCAGTTCGAATACGGCGTGGCTGACCGACGGCGCCGGGAACGTCACCTACGGCGGCGTCCCGATCACCGTGGGGCTGCCGAAGTACCCGACGCCGGTGGGGAAGTTCCACGTGCAGTACAGGGACATCGACCACTACAGCAAGCAGTACAACGGGCCGATGCCGTACTCGGTGTTCTTCACCACCACCGGAGTCGCGTTCCACCAGGGCAGCCTCAAGGTTAAGTCCCACGGGTGCGTGCACCTTTCGCGCGCGGCCGCGGTGAAGTTCTACACCTCGCTGAACCCGGGTGACGTCGTCGAGGTCGTCCCCTGA
- a CDS encoding helix-turn-helix transcriptional regulator, with protein sequence MSPTQGPIVPRRRIADTLRSLRDESGRTLEEVAEALLISTSKLSRLENAQGSPQARDVRDLIRFYGIENTQLAERLMRWVKASGRQGWWTDYSQTTATPGLDAHLAYESEATVARIYTIPLLPVLLQTPDYARAQYSTHEPWWSAEEVDQLVELREHRKHVLAEREDMEPLRLVAVTHESALRQFVGSREIMHAQLDHLVERSTAPNIELRVFPFAHPPLFSMSCMYAYFEFEDELDRDIVHIETHAGFRHIETAKTVEYYRGYHDALVAASLEPDESRALIREIQTAQFG encoded by the coding sequence ATGTCCCCCACGCAAGGCCCGATCGTCCCGCGTCGCCGGATCGCGGACACGCTCCGGAGCCTGCGTGACGAGTCCGGCCGCACCCTCGAAGAGGTCGCCGAGGCGCTGCTGATCTCGACGTCGAAGCTGTCCCGGCTCGAGAACGCGCAGGGCAGCCCGCAGGCCAGGGACGTCCGCGACCTGATCCGCTTCTACGGCATCGAGAACACGCAGCTGGCCGAGCGGCTGATGCGCTGGGTGAAGGCGTCCGGGCGGCAGGGCTGGTGGACCGACTACTCCCAGACCACCGCGACCCCCGGCCTCGACGCCCACCTCGCGTACGAGTCCGAAGCGACGGTGGCCCGGATCTACACGATCCCGCTGCTGCCGGTGCTCCTGCAGACCCCCGACTACGCCAGGGCCCAGTATTCGACGCACGAGCCGTGGTGGTCGGCCGAGGAGGTCGACCAGCTCGTCGAGCTGCGCGAGCACCGCAAGCACGTCCTCGCCGAGCGCGAGGACATGGAGCCGCTGCGGCTGGTCGCGGTGACGCACGAATCGGCCCTGCGGCAGTTCGTCGGTTCCCGCGAGATCATGCACGCCCAGCTGGACCACCTGGTCGAGCGGTCGACCGCGCCGAACATCGAACTGCGCGTCTTCCCCTTCGCCCATCCCCCGCTGTTCTCGATGAGCTGCATGTACGCCTACTTCGAGTTCGAGGACGAGCTCGACCGCGACATCGTGCACATCGAAACCCACGCCGGGTTCCGGCACATCGAGACCGCCAAGACGGTCGAGTACTACCGCGGCTACCACGACGCGCTGGTGGCCGCCTCGCTCGAGCCAGACGAAAGCCGCGCCCTCATCCGCGAAATCCAGACCGCGCAGTTCGGCTGA
- a CDS encoding 2OG-Fe dioxygenase family protein codes for MAFDLPVPENLRLHRKRLDTDGYLVVSDDELGLPGARLREHLLRTYFTPDVLRCYPGDIPADRERARDVVEYAWQGETPVLAEHPEIAIEDRGGRPERREYARTPVAHDPLFAGWIRAALGLIPEGRRRSRGTFGVNIFRTFTNVVTRPHADGEEFVFVYVVDREGTGAETTLFNPDAPDTVVHTQRLEPGQLIVFEDARFLHTASPLIAPAGGRARRDALVCTVDYPQTYGLG; via the coding sequence ATGGCTTTCGATCTTCCCGTTCCCGAAAACCTCCGGCTGCACCGGAAGCGGCTCGACACCGACGGCTACCTCGTCGTCTCCGACGACGAGCTGGGGCTGCCCGGCGCGCGGCTGCGCGAGCACCTCCTGCGCACGTACTTCACCCCGGACGTCCTCCGCTGCTACCCCGGTGACATCCCCGCCGACCGGGAACGCGCCAGGGACGTCGTGGAGTACGCGTGGCAGGGCGAGACGCCGGTGCTGGCCGAGCACCCCGAGATCGCCATCGAGGACCGCGGCGGCCGCCCGGAGCGGCGCGAGTACGCCCGCACGCCGGTGGCGCACGACCCGCTGTTCGCCGGCTGGATCCGCGCCGCGCTCGGCCTGATCCCGGAGGGCCGCCGCCGGTCGCGGGGGACGTTCGGGGTCAACATCTTCCGGACGTTCACCAACGTCGTGACCCGCCCGCACGCCGACGGCGAGGAGTTCGTCTTCGTCTACGTCGTGGACCGCGAGGGCACCGGCGCCGAGACGACGCTGTTCAACCCCGACGCGCCGGACACCGTGGTCCACACCCAGCGGCTGGAGCCGGGGCAGCTCATCGTGTTCGAGGACGCCCGCTTCCTGCACACGGCCAGCCCGCTGATCGCCCCGGCCGGCGGCCGCGCCCGCCGGGACGCCCTCGTCTGCACCGTGGACTACCCGCAGACCTACGGGCTCGGCTGA
- a CDS encoding STAS domain-containing protein yields MRDDDIALERSGGVLVVEMRGEPGITTVVRWATVLETALCELPSPRFLVVDLGLLGFLSARAVRGLLNVFEVCRARGIAGCLIVSPGSDVERVVRLTGLAGRVPVFPHRVLAIARYQPAEMRWLLC; encoded by the coding sequence ATGCGCGACGACGACATCGCCTTGGAACGTTCCGGCGGCGTGCTGGTCGTCGAGATGCGCGGTGAGCCGGGGATCACGACGGTGGTGCGCTGGGCGACGGTGCTCGAGACCGCGCTGTGCGAGCTGCCGTCTCCCCGGTTCCTGGTCGTCGACCTCGGTCTGCTGGGGTTCCTGTCGGCCCGCGCGGTCCGCGGCCTGCTGAACGTGTTCGAGGTGTGCCGGGCGCGCGGCATCGCGGGCTGCCTGATCGTGTCGCCCGGCAGCGACGTCGAACGGGTGGTCCGGCTCACCGGGCTGGCCGGCCGGGTCCCGGTGTTCCCGCACCGCGTGCTCGCGATCGCCCGGTACCAGCCGGCCGAGATGCGTTGGCTGCTCTGCTGA
- the msrA gene encoding peptide-methionine (S)-S-oxide reductase MsrA: MTTSTERAVLAGGCFWGMQELFRRQPGVISTRVGYSGGDVPNATYRNHGTHAEAIEVIYDPAQTTFRDLLEFFFQVHDPTTKNRQGNDIGLSYRSAIFFENDEQKRVAEDTIADVDASGLWPGKVVTEVSPVGDFWEAEPEHQDYLQRIPNGYTCHFVRPGWKLPKREKTA, from the coding sequence GTGACCACGTCAACCGAAAGGGCCGTCCTGGCCGGCGGCTGCTTCTGGGGCATGCAGGAGCTGTTCCGCCGTCAGCCCGGGGTGATCTCGACCCGGGTCGGTTACAGCGGCGGCGACGTCCCGAACGCGACCTACCGCAACCACGGCACGCACGCCGAGGCCATCGAGGTGATCTACGACCCCGCGCAGACCACGTTCCGTGACCTGCTCGAGTTCTTCTTCCAGGTGCACGACCCGACGACGAAGAACCGCCAGGGCAACGACATCGGCCTGAGCTACCGCTCGGCGATCTTCTTCGAGAACGACGAGCAGAAGCGGGTCGCCGAGGACACGATCGCCGACGTGGACGCGTCCGGGCTGTGGCCGGGCAAGGTCGTCACCGAGGTCAGCCCGGTGGGTGACTTCTGGGAGGCCGAGCCGGAGCACCAGGACTACCTGCAGCGCATCCCGAACGGGTACACGTGCCACTTCGTGCGCCCGGGCTGGAAGCTCCCGAAGCGTGAGAAGACCGCCTGA
- a CDS encoding M4 family metallopeptidase → MHLRRPFVLAASGALIAAMCTTTTASAQPVTPNALPDAQTLAVSAAAGLVASRPAALHASADDVFQAQQAISSTNGLKYIPYERSYKGLPVVGGDFVVATDSTGQVLGTSVAQDQTINLASTTAKVSKAAAETTARQQLTTVDSVSPAQQVVYALGTPTLAWKSTVVGRDAEGPSRLDVIVDAATGKVLKTQEHVLNGDGTSAWNGPNPVHLDTTHSGSTYSLKDPTITNTSCQDAANNTTFSGPDDLWGNGTASNRETGCVDALFAAQTENKMLSQWLGRNSFDGNGGGWPIRVGLNDQNAYYDGTQVQIGKNTAGGWIGSIDVVAHEHGHGIDDHTPGGISGAGTQEFVADVFGASTEWFANEPSPYDVPDFLVGEQVNLVGSGPIRNMYNPSALGDKNCYDSSVPNGEVHAAAGPGNHWFYLLAEGTNPTNGQPTSTTCNSSTVTGLGVQTALKIFYNAMLLKTSSSSYLKYRTWTLTAAKNLFPGSCTEFNTVKAAWDAISVPAQSADPTCSATGTVTVSNPGNQSTTTGASVNLPLSASGGTAPYTWSASGLPAGLSINASTGTISGTATTAGTSNVTVTATDSASHSGTASFSWTVGTTGGCSGQKIVNGGFESGSGSWTGTTGAIGQWGSSGEAAHGGTYSAWLDGYGSTHTESVAQSVSIPAGCHASLTFYLHIDTAETTTTTAYDKLTVTNGSATLGSYSNLNKASGYTLRTIDVSSAAGSTLALKFTGTEDSSLQTSFVIDDVAVTLS, encoded by the coding sequence ATGCACCTGAGACGTCCATTCGTCTTGGCCGCGAGCGGCGCCCTCATCGCCGCGATGTGCACGACCACCACCGCCTCGGCCCAGCCCGTCACCCCGAACGCCCTCCCGGACGCCCAGACACTGGCCGTCTCGGCGGCCGCCGGTCTCGTCGCGAGCCGGCCCGCCGCCCTGCACGCCAGCGCGGACGATGTTTTCCAGGCCCAGCAGGCGATTTCCTCGACCAACGGGCTGAAGTACATCCCCTACGAGCGCAGCTACAAGGGCCTGCCCGTGGTGGGCGGCGACTTCGTGGTGGCGACCGACTCGACGGGCCAGGTGCTCGGCACCTCCGTCGCGCAGGACCAGACGATCAACCTCGCCTCCACCACGGCGAAGGTCTCGAAGGCGGCGGCGGAGACGACCGCGCGGCAGCAGCTCACCACGGTGGACAGCGTCAGCCCCGCGCAGCAGGTCGTCTACGCGCTCGGCACGCCGACGCTGGCCTGGAAGAGCACCGTCGTCGGCCGGGACGCCGAGGGCCCGAGCCGGCTCGACGTCATCGTCGACGCCGCCACCGGCAAGGTGCTCAAGACCCAGGAGCACGTCCTCAACGGTGACGGCACCAGCGCGTGGAACGGCCCGAACCCGGTGCACCTCGACACCACGCACTCGGGCAGCACGTACTCGCTGAAGGACCCGACGATCACCAACACGTCCTGCCAGGACGCGGCGAACAACACCACGTTCTCCGGCCCGGACGACCTCTGGGGCAACGGCACCGCCAGCAACCGCGAAACCGGTTGCGTCGACGCGCTGTTCGCCGCCCAGACCGAGAACAAGATGCTCTCGCAGTGGCTGGGCCGCAACAGCTTCGACGGCAACGGCGGCGGCTGGCCGATCCGCGTCGGCCTGAACGACCAGAACGCCTACTACGACGGCACCCAGGTCCAGATCGGCAAGAACACCGCCGGCGGCTGGATCGGCTCGATCGACGTCGTCGCGCACGAGCACGGCCACGGCATCGACGACCACACCCCGGGCGGCATCTCGGGTGCGGGCACCCAGGAGTTCGTCGCGGACGTCTTCGGCGCCTCCACCGAGTGGTTCGCGAACGAGCCGTCGCCCTACGACGTGCCGGACTTCCTCGTCGGCGAGCAGGTCAACCTGGTCGGCTCCGGCCCGATCCGCAACATGTACAACCCCTCGGCGCTCGGCGACAAGAACTGCTACGACAGCAGCGTTCCCAACGGTGAGGTGCACGCGGCCGCCGGTCCCGGCAACCACTGGTTCTACCTGCTGGCCGAAGGCACCAACCCGACCAACGGGCAGCCGACCAGCACCACGTGCAACAGCTCCACGGTCACCGGGCTCGGCGTGCAGACCGCGCTGAAGATCTTCTACAACGCGATGCTGCTCAAGACCTCCAGCAGCTCGTACCTGAAGTACCGCACCTGGACGCTGACCGCGGCGAAGAACCTGTTCCCGGGCAGCTGCACCGAGTTCAACACCGTCAAGGCGGCGTGGGACGCGATCAGCGTGCCGGCGCAGTCGGCCGACCCGACCTGCTCGGCGACCGGCACCGTCACCGTGTCCAACCCGGGCAACCAGTCGACCACGACCGGCGCTTCGGTGAACCTGCCGCTGTCGGCCTCCGGTGGCACCGCGCCGTACACCTGGTCGGCCTCCGGCCTGCCGGCCGGCCTGTCCATCAACGCCTCCACCGGCACGATCTCGGGCACCGCGACCACCGCGGGCACCTCGAACGTCACGGTGACGGCGACCGACAGCGCCAGCCACTCCGGCACGGCGTCGTTCTCCTGGACCGTCGGCACCACCGGCGGCTGCTCCGGCCAGAAGATCGTCAACGGCGGCTTCGAGTCGGGCAGCGGCAGCTGGACCGGCACCACCGGCGCCATCGGCCAGTGGGGCTCGTCGGGTGAAGCCGCGCACGGCGGCACCTACTCGGCCTGGCTCGACGGCTACGGCTCGACGCACACCGAGTCGGTCGCCCAGTCGGTGAGCATCCCGGCCGGCTGCCACGCCAGCCTGACGTTCTACCTGCACATCGACACCGCGGAAACGACCACCACCACCGCCTACGACAAGCTGACCGTCACCAACGGCAGCGCGACGCTGGGCAGCTACTCCAACCTGAACAAGGCCTCCGGGTACACCCTCCGGACGATCGACGTCTCGTCGGCCGCCGGCAGCACCCTGGCGCTGAAGTTCACCGGCACCGAAGACAGCTCGCTGCAGACCTCGTTCGTCATCGACGACGTGGCCGTGACCCTGAGCTGA
- a CDS encoding OsmC family protein, with protein MDTEELRATQAPLKDKYREDPQSALVTLHAGAELDGLGISCKVETGRAVVEAGLHPATGGDGTLACSGDMLLEALVACAGVTLRAVATSLGLEVRGGRVRAEGDLDFRGTLAVAKDAPVGFRAIRLSFDLDTDASEEQLATLKKLTERYCVVFQSLRTPPEFAVTLSANQG; from the coding sequence ATGGACACCGAAGAGCTGCGCGCGACCCAGGCACCGCTGAAGGACAAGTACCGCGAGGACCCGCAGAGCGCGCTCGTCACCCTGCACGCCGGCGCCGAGCTGGACGGCCTCGGCATCTCCTGCAAGGTCGAGACCGGCCGCGCGGTCGTCGAAGCCGGCCTGCACCCGGCGACCGGCGGCGACGGCACCCTCGCCTGTTCGGGCGACATGCTGCTCGAAGCGCTCGTCGCCTGCGCGGGCGTGACGCTGCGGGCCGTGGCGACGTCGCTGGGCCTCGAGGTCCGCGGCGGGCGCGTGCGGGCCGAAGGCGACCTCGACTTCCGCGGCACGCTCGCCGTCGCGAAGGACGCACCGGTGGGCTTCCGCGCCATCCGGCTGTCGTTCGACCTCGACACCGACGCCTCGGAAGAGCAGCTGGCCACGCTGAAGAAGCTGACCGAGCGCTACTGCGTCGTGTTCCAGTCGCTGCGGACGCCGCCGGAGTTCGCCGTCACGCTGTCGGCGAACCAGGGATAA
- a CDS encoding ATP-binding cassette domain-containing protein produces the protein MPPPEPEPAVRVRGLVKTYGSTRALDGVDLDIPAGQVLGLLGPNGAGKTTTVRILTTLLRPDSGEASVAGHDVLAEPDEVRQRIGLSGQYAAVDENLTGFENLYMVGRLYGRKKAAARSRARELLTRFRLEEAADRPAKGYSGGMRRRLDLAGALVAEPAVVVLDEPTTGLDPGGRLDTWAVIKELVADGTTVLLTTQYLEEADQLADSIVVIDHGRVIARGTSDELKGQIGGERLELVVASAADLPVTLEVLREVGTGEPSGDEHTRRAEILVDTGPKALIEALRRLDSHGVTVQDVGLHRPTLDDVFLSLTGHGASAVQEAAK, from the coding sequence ATGCCACCACCTGAACCGGAGCCGGCCGTCCGGGTCCGCGGGCTCGTGAAGACCTACGGTTCGACGCGCGCGCTCGACGGCGTCGATCTCGACATCCCGGCCGGGCAGGTGCTCGGCCTGCTCGGCCCGAACGGCGCCGGGAAGACCACCACCGTGCGCATCCTGACCACGCTGCTGCGCCCGGACTCCGGTGAGGCTTCGGTGGCGGGCCACGACGTGCTGGCGGAGCCGGACGAGGTCCGGCAGCGGATCGGGCTGTCCGGCCAGTACGCCGCCGTCGACGAGAACCTGACCGGGTTCGAGAACCTGTACATGGTCGGGCGGCTCTACGGCCGGAAGAAGGCCGCGGCCCGCTCGCGCGCCCGGGAGCTGCTGACGCGCTTCCGGCTCGAAGAGGCCGCCGACCGGCCGGCGAAGGGCTACTCCGGTGGCATGCGCCGCCGGCTCGACCTGGCCGGCGCGCTGGTCGCCGAGCCGGCCGTGGTCGTGCTGGACGAGCCGACCACCGGCCTCGACCCGGGTGGGCGCCTCGACACGTGGGCGGTCATCAAGGAGCTCGTGGCCGACGGCACCACCGTGCTGCTGACCACCCAGTACCTCGAAGAAGCCGACCAGCTCGCCGATTCGATCGTGGTGATCGACCACGGCCGGGTGATCGCCCGCGGCACGTCCGACGAGCTGAAGGGCCAGATCGGCGGCGAACGCCTGGAGCTGGTCGTCGCGTCGGCCGCGGACCTGCCGGTCACCCTCGAAGTGCTGCGCGAGGTGGGCACCGGCGAGCCGTCGGGCGACGAGCACACGCGGCGCGCCGAGATCCTGGTCGACACCGGGCCGAAGGCGCTGATCGAGGCCCTGCGGCGGCTCGATTCCCACGGCGTCACGGTCCAGGACGTCGGCCTGCACCGGCCGACCCTCGACGACGTCTTCCTGTCCCTCACCGGCCACGGCGCCTCGGCGGTCCAGGAGGCTGCGAAGTGA
- a CDS encoding ABC transporter permease: protein MNTLAKSISDGGIVTWRNLMNVRRNPDWLMAATLQPIMFVLLFAYVFGNAIGGEAGGAAYREFLIAGIFAQTVAFNSAFTVIGFANDLQKGIIDRFRSLPMSRVAVVFGRTTSDLVVSVVALVVMSLCGLLVGWRIRGSFWDALLGYLVMLLFAWALSWVGALIGLAARSVEVAQSAGLIWMFPLSFISSAFVPTGTLPPFLKAIADWNPFTAVINATRDLFGNRFGPAQTGWPAEHAALYAILSCVAIIAIFAPLATARYRRVASK, encoded by the coding sequence GTGAACACGCTCGCAAAGAGCATCTCCGACGGCGGCATCGTCACCTGGCGCAACCTGATGAACGTCCGCCGCAATCCGGACTGGCTGATGGCGGCAACCCTGCAGCCGATCATGTTCGTCCTGCTGTTCGCGTACGTGTTCGGCAACGCGATCGGCGGCGAAGCGGGCGGCGCGGCGTACCGCGAGTTCCTGATCGCCGGCATCTTCGCCCAGACGGTGGCGTTCAACTCGGCGTTCACGGTGATCGGCTTCGCCAACGACCTGCAGAAGGGCATCATCGACCGGTTCCGTTCGCTGCCGATGTCCCGCGTCGCGGTGGTCTTCGGCCGCACGACGTCGGACCTGGTGGTCAGCGTGGTGGCGCTGGTCGTGATGTCGCTGTGCGGCCTGCTGGTGGGCTGGCGCATCCGCGGCAGCTTCTGGGACGCGCTGCTGGGTTACCTGGTGATGCTGCTGTTCGCGTGGGCCCTGTCCTGGGTGGGCGCGCTGATCGGCCTGGCGGCGCGCAGCGTGGAGGTGGCGCAGAGCGCGGGGCTGATCTGGATGTTCCCGCTGAGCTTCATCTCGTCGGCATTCGTCCCGACGGGAACGTTGCCCCCGTTCCTCAAGGCAATAGCGGACTGGAACCCGTTCACGGCGGTGATCAACGCAACCCGCGACTTGTTCGGCAACCGCTTCGGTCCGGCCCAGACGGGCTGGCCGGCAGAACACGCGGCGCTGTACGCAATCTTGAGCTGCGTGGCGATCATCGCGATCTTCGCCCCACTGGCCACGGCCCGGTACCGCCGGGTGGCGAGCAAGTAG
- a CDS encoding nitroreductase/quinone reductase family protein gives MDVQETNRRVIEQFRAGGEVDGMHRDRLVLLTTTGRTSGEPRTVPMMVHRDGSRWLVVASNIGAPQHPDWYLNLTADPRVHVEADGREFDAEALPLLGADYVRTWTELEEEYPFLADHQAKARQAKRVIPIVELSEED, from the coding sequence ATGGACGTCCAGGAGACGAACCGCAGGGTGATCGAGCAGTTCCGGGCGGGCGGCGAGGTGGACGGCATGCACCGGGACCGGCTCGTCCTGCTCACGACGACGGGCCGGACTTCGGGAGAGCCCCGAACGGTCCCGATGATGGTCCACCGCGACGGCTCCCGGTGGCTGGTGGTGGCGTCCAACATCGGCGCGCCGCAGCACCCTGACTGGTACCTGAACCTGACGGCGGACCCGCGGGTGCACGTCGAGGCGGACGGGCGGGAGTTCGACGCCGAGGCGCTGCCGCTGCTCGGCGCCGACTACGTGCGGACGTGGACGGAGCTCGAGGAGGAGTATCCGTTCCTGGCCGACCACCAAGCGAAGGCGCGGCAGGCGAAGCGGGTCATCCCGATCGTGGAGCTGTCCGAAGAGGACTGA
- a CDS encoding DUF6069 family protein, with protein MSEYYGNQPQDVRPGIDARRLWAGGVATAVVAALLAVVGLLIARGIFEVEVLAPKGEGVWGNASTTTYALVAAAVALLATGLMHLLSVATPAPSQFFGWIMVLVTLIAVVLPLTLTVAPSAKIATAVINLVIGLVIAAVVNSMAASARTLHRRRSQQSATPPPPTRQQWTQQDPPTRYYDR; from the coding sequence ATGTCCGAGTACTACGGGAACCAGCCCCAGGACGTGCGCCCGGGGATCGACGCGCGCCGCCTGTGGGCGGGCGGCGTGGCGACGGCGGTCGTCGCGGCCCTGCTCGCGGTCGTCGGGTTGCTGATCGCGCGGGGGATCTTCGAGGTCGAAGTCCTCGCCCCAAAAGGGGAGGGCGTCTGGGGCAACGCGAGCACCACGACGTACGCACTGGTCGCCGCCGCGGTGGCCCTGCTCGCCACCGGGCTGATGCACCTGCTGAGCGTGGCGACGCCGGCGCCGTCGCAGTTCTTCGGCTGGATCATGGTGCTGGTGACGCTGATCGCCGTGGTGCTGCCGCTGACCCTCACGGTGGCGCCGAGCGCGAAGATCGCCACGGCGGTGATCAACCTGGTGATCGGCCTGGTGATCGCCGCGGTGGTGAACAGCATGGCGGCCAGCGCCCGGACCCTGCACCGCAGGCGCAGCCAGCAGAGCGCGACCCCGCCGCCGCCGACCCGGCAGCAGTGGACCCAGCAGGACCCGCCGACCCGCTACTACGACCGGTGA